From the Homalodisca vitripennis isolate AUS2020 unplaced genomic scaffold, UT_GWSS_2.1 ScUCBcl_7507;HRSCAF=15227, whole genome shotgun sequence genome, the window CACAACACACCCACCACACCCCACAAACTCACCCAACCCCACCCACCAAAAACCACAACCCCATCCCTACACACCCACACACTAAAATCCCACAACAACAAACCAAAACCTCAACTCACCAAACAAACCCAACCACCCACAACCCCCCACCAACCCAACACCCAaccaacacaaaaaacacatcaACCCACCACAACCAACAACACCCCCCAAAAAACAACCACCCCCAACCCACACCACCCCCAACCAACCCCAACATCCACAAAAAACCCCACAAACCACCCAAAACCAACCAACACCCAAACAAACCACCAACAACACCAACCCCAACCCCAAAACCACCCACACCCACCACACACCCCCAACCAAAAAAACAACACCCAACAACCCACACAACCCAACCAAAACCCAACAACCACCCTCAACCACCCACCAACTAACCCCACAACTCCCCAACCAAACcacaccaccaccaccaccaacCAAAACCAACACCAACCCACCAAAAAACACCCCCCAACCACCAACCCCCACCCCCAACCCCACAACACCACACAACCCACCACACCCCCTCCACAACCCACAACCAAACCAACCAACAACCCCCAACCAACCCCCAACCCCCACCACAAACCACACCAACACCCCCAACCACCCAACAAACCACAAACACAACCCCAAAACAATCACCCACCAACCCCACAACACCACCAACCAAAACCAACCACCAACCCCACCACAACACACAACCCCCCACCCACCAAAAACAAAACACCAACACTCCAACCACAAAACCCCACCAAACCCCACAACCCCCAACCACCCCCACCCCCCTCCAACATAACACACCAAACACCACAACACACCCCCAACAAACAACCACCCACAACAAACCAACCCACACCCCCACCAACCCACAACCCAAAACCCAAACAACAACCAACACTCCAAAACCAAAACCCACAACCAAACCAACCAAACAAACACCCACAAACCCAACCCCACCCACAAACACCACCCAAACAACACAACCAACCCCCAACAACAAAAAACCAACACCCCAACAAACAACCAAACCACCCACCCCACCACACAACCAACACACCCCAGACCCCACACAACAACCACACCAACCCCCCAAACACAACAACCAACTCCCACAAACACAACCCACACCCCCACACACACCACAAACACCCCAAAAACACAACAACCAATCCCACCAAACACAAACAACCAacacacaacaacacacacaaCCCCCACCAAAAACCCACAACCACAACACCTCCCACCCAACCCAAAACCAACAACCCACAACCAAAACACACCAAACAACCAAACACAACCCAACAACACCAACCCGAGCCCACCCACCCCACAACCCCACAACCACCACATACCCCCCCACCAAAAAACCACACCCAAAACCAACCCCCACACCCCCACCCAACCACAACCAACACACCAACACACCAACcacaaaaaacaacaaacaaccAACAACCACACCTCTTGTGCTAGTATGTCACCCCACACCCCACCACCACAAACAACCTAGTACGCCACGCCATATCAATCCTACCCCACACACAAAACCAACTAACCCCCAAATCAACAACACCAACACCCAAACGTCACAAACACCCAacccacacaccacacacacccaCACCAACCTCCCCCAAACCCATAACAACCCCCAAAACCACAAAAAAAACCCCACAAACAACACAACACCCCCCCACTAGAAACCAACCACCCAATCACACCCCGCCCAACCAACAACCAAAAACCTAACACAAACCCAAAACACCAAACCACAACAAAACCCAACCACCCACCAAACTAAAACAACCAACCCAACACCCACAACCAACCAAACCCAAACCACCACCCACACAGACCAACCCCACAAAAAAACAAACCCACAAAAACAACCCACAACCAAAACCAACCACACCCACAAAACACACCACCCACCCCCACACCCCACCACAACACCCAAACCCCACCATCAAAACACACCAGAAAAAACCAACCCAAAACAAAATCCCCACCAACCACAACCCACAACACACCACCCCCAACAACCACCCACAACCCAACAACAACCCACCAACAACAAACACACACCCAACACCACAACCCCACCAAACCCCACAACCACACACAACCAACACAACCCACACCAACAAAAACACCAACCAACAACAAACCCAATCACCCACCAAACAACCCAAAACCACACCAACCCCCCCCCAACCCCACACCCACCCAACACACAACACAACCAAAACAACAAAATCTACCCCAAACATTAACAAACCACAACACACCCTCCAACTCACACTAACCCACCAACAACCCCAAACAAACAACACAATCCAACCCAACCAAATCCCCAATCACACAACCCACACCCAACCCCAATCACCAAACAACTTTCAACCACCCCAACCCACACCCCAACCTCAAAAACCCCCTATCAAATCCCTACACCCCCCCCCGACAACAACCTCCAACAAACCACCAcccaccaaaaaaaaaaccacaacccAACCCAAACAAAAAATCAACCACACCCCAAACACAACCCCCAACCAACAACCACCAACACCACCCCCACCAACACCAAACAAAAACAACCCCACACACAACACCACCATAAAACCCACCAAACCCCCCAAACAAATACACACAAACGCCCCACCAACAATACCCACAAAAAAACCACCCCCACCCCAAACCAACACCCACAACCACACAACCACAAAACCACAACAACAAACCAAACACAACCACACCAAACACAACCCCCACTCCAACAACCAACAACACAACCCAACCCAACaccaccaaaaaaaaaacccccacaCCCcacacaaaacaacacacaccCAACACCAACAACCACAAAAAACCACCCCCAACAACCACACACCCACCCCCACCCACACAACCACCACCACACAAACCCCAACCAACACAACCCCCAACAACCACACCAACCCACCCAACAACCCACCACCCAACCCAACCTCAACCCACCAGAACATCAACCCAaccaacccaacccaacccaaccaACCCAACCAACCAACTCCAACCCAACCacccaacccaacccaaccaacccaacccaacccaaccaAACCCAACCCACCCAACCCAACCAACCCAACCACACAACCAACCCAACCAACCCAACCAACAACCCAACACAACCCAACCCAAACCCCACACCCAACCCAACCAAACCCAAACCAACCCAACCAC encodes:
- the LOC124374209 gene encoding proteoglycan 4-like; amino-acid sequence: TPNHNKTQPPTKLKQPTQHPQPTKPKPPPTQTNPTKKQTHKNNPQPKPTTPTKHTTHPHTPPQHPNPTIKTHQKKPTQNKIPTNHNPQHTTPNNHPQPNNNPPTTNTHPTPQPHQTPQPHTTNTTHTNKNTNQQQTQSPTKQPKTTPTPPQPHTHPTHNTTKTTKSTPNINKPQHTLQLTLTHQQPQTNNTIQPNQIPNHTTHTQPQSPNNFQPPQPTPQPQKPPIKSLHPPPTTTSNKPPPTKKKTTTQPKQKINHTPNTTPNQQPPTPPPPTPNKNNPTHNTTIKPTKPPKQIHTNAPPTIPTKKPPPPQTNTHNHTTTKPQQQTKHNHTKHNPHSNNQQHNPTQHHQKKNPHTPHKTTHTQHQQPQKTTPNNHTPTPTHTTTTTQTPTNTTPNNHTNPPNNPPPNPTSTHQNINPTNPTQPNQPNQPTPTQPPNPTQPTQPNPTKPNPPNPTNPTTQPTQPTQPTTQHNPTQTPHPTQPNPNQPNHNQPNPTQPNQHAPNQPNPTHRNPPKTQPNPNQPPPTHPTQPDQPTQPKPNRPTHTNTNPTPTQPNPTQPNLTHTNNTNAKTQPTQPPPNHNPTHPTQTQPNANPTNPTNPNPTNNPKPTPPRLQPPTTTPTNPNTTTKLQPHNLNPTTNLHPNPTQPRLQPTPTPNTNPHNNPTQPPHQQANLTNTTTNLTQPLLTPKPNPTPTNTTTNPTHPSTPHNNCEPKPPNPEPTQPTQPHLTQPEPKPKQPNPTQLPTQPNQPKT